From Acanthopagrus latus isolate v.2019 chromosome 22, fAcaLat1.1, whole genome shotgun sequence, the proteins below share one genomic window:
- the LOC119012390 gene encoding low choriolytic enzyme-like gives MDLRATVSLLLLLLLGLCNAQDHGADNEISVEKSDMEDVSETILRMNNGSTDFLLEGDVVLPKTRNAMKCLSKAYSCLWPKSANGNVEIPFLLSRKYDDSERRTIVKALKDFETKTCIRFVPRAAQRAYLSIEPRYGCASLLGRTGDKQVLSLQRYGCVSQGIIQHETLHALGFYHEHTRSDRDQYIKINWDNINPHFTFNFKKQDTNNLNTPYDYSSIMHYGRTAFGTRRSETIVPIPDPSVAIGNRDALSKTDILRVNRLYKCWNYM, from the exons atggacCTGAGAGCAACagtctctcttcttctgctgctgcttctgggCCTCTGTAACGCTCAG gatCATGGCGCTGATAATG AGATCTCAGTGGAGAAATCTGACATGGAGGACGTTAGCGAGACTATTCTGAGGATGAATAATG GATCTACTGATTTTCTGCTGGAAGGAGACGTAGTTCTTCCAAAAACCAGGAATGCTATGAAGTGCTTAAGTAAGGCGTACAGCTGCCTGTGGCCGAAGTCTGCCAACGGGAATGTGGAAATCCCTTTCCTTTTAAGCAGAAAATATG ATGACAGTGAGAGGCGTACAATTGTAAAGGCCTTGAAGGACTTTGAAACTAAAACCTGCATCCGCTTCGTTCCTCGCGCAGCTCAGAGAGCGTACTTGAGCATTGAACCGAGATATGG CTGCGCCTCTTTACTGGGTCGTACTGGAGACAAGCAGGTGCTGTCGCTGCAGAGGTACGGCTGCGTGAGTCAAGGCATCATCCAGCACGAGACGCTGCACGCGCTGGGTTTCTACCACGAACACACCAGGAGCGACCGAGACCAGTACATCAAAATCAACTGGGACAACATCAACCCAC aTTTTACCTTCAACTTCAAAAAGCAGGACACAAATAATCTCAACACTCCGTATGACTACTCCTCTATTATGCACTATGGAAG AACCGCCTTTGGAACGCGACGATCAGAAACCATCGTTCCCATCCCTGACCCCTCTGTTGCCATTGGAAACAGGGACGCTCTGTCCAAAACTGACATCTTGAGGGTCAACAGGCTCTACAAGTGCTGGAACTACATGTGA